ATCAATACCATCGATTTTCTGGTAATAACGAAGTGCTTTGGAGTGATCGCCATAGGCATCGCATAATCCGGCCATACCGAGTACGGCCAGGGCATACTCATCAATAAGACTGTACTCTACTGCAAGGGAAGAGAGGTCAACGAACTCCTGCAATGCTTCAGTGTACTGACCCGACTCTACCAGACGAACGCTCAGGCTGTTTCTGATGGTAACAATCTCTTCGACATTGTCGGGCAGGATAAGTAGCTCTAAAGCTTTCTTTAACTCATCAATACTCTGGCTGGTCTGATTGAGCAGTGCACGATATTCAGCACTAATCAGGTAGCAATAGGCTTTTTCAATCGGTGAACTGGCGACATGCTGCAGAATATGATCCCAGAAGATGATCGCTTCTTCACCATTGACTGATGAGGGATCTAAGCCTGCGTCTGATACCTTACTGAGTAGGTTATCCATGCTCTCGGTTCTCCCTTTGTTGCAACTCATCCAACTGCTCCAGAGTAAACGGGAAAGTAAGAATATCGTGTAGTTCTACCAATGGTTTATTTTGCCTTAAGCCCCGTCTCTCCCACGGGTAGTTAGTTAATGTCTGTGAGATAAACTGGTATAGCTGCTCTGCTTTTTCGCCTTTGACACCCACCAGTAAGCCCACTCTGTCTTCACTGATACGCGAGATAAGATCGTCCCTGTTACACAGGCACTGCGCCAGTTCGATGCATACTTCGAGATAAGCAGGGTTGGCGTGCTGGATAAGGATAACGGCATGAGTAGAACCGGAAAGCTCACTCTTAAACAGCACCAGTTGCTCCCACCAATAGGTTTCTGAAACCTGATTTGAGTATCCCTGAGGGCCGTGATGGAACTCTACTTGTCTGCGGATACGATTAATCAGCTTACGCGCTCTTTGATCAAGCTGGCGTTTAGAGGTACGGGCTTTATCCATACTCAGGCGGTTAGTCTGCTCTTTCAGCTGATTTATAGAGTGTTGGCGATAGCGCTGAAAGGCACTCAATGCGTTTTGGTAATCACCCTGTTTTTCGGCTACAGCAGATTGCTGGAAACAGATTTGCGACAGAAGTTCTCCATCAGAAAGGGCTTTTGCTGATGTTTCTGCATCGGCCAGTAACTGATTGGCGTTGTCCAGATTTTCACGGATAAGCTCCAGCCTTGCCCGGTTGATAAAGGCGTGAGCTTTGAGTCTGGTAAGGTTATTGTCGATGGCGAGATCATAAGCTTTGATGGTGGCTTTTTCAGCATCATCTACCCGCTCAAGTCCGAGAAGTGCCAGCCCGCGCAAATCCCAGATCTCGGCATTCCATCTCTGATTGCTGCTGTGCTGAAGAAACTCTTCTGCGCTATCCAGAACGGAGAACATTTCAATATAGTTGTTCAGCAGATGATAGTCTTTAGCCAGATTAATTCGTGCTTTGCCTTCCAGCCAATCTATGCGGGCATTATTTGCCACATTAACGGCAAGGGCATGGGTGGACATGGCAAGTTTGTGTTGCTGGGTTTTTCTCCAGACATTACCGAGTCCGATCAGACACTCTATTTCAATAACGGTTTCGCCCACCAGAGCGGCTTGCTCAAGTGCATTGATCCAGAATTGCTGGGCAGAGTAGTATTTCTCCTGTCCCCAGAATTGCAGAGCATGAACGTGTAAGATTTCGGGGAGGAACAGGTCGGTATCTAAGCGGTTTAAACGAATAAGTGCTTCTTTTATCGCTTTCAGCCCCTGAGAGTAATCCATCAGGTGCCAATAACACAGGGAGATGATAATACTGGCTTTGATGCCTCCTTCAGGATAGAGGATCTGATCAGCCCGCCCTAAGCATTGACGAGCGGAAACCAATACAGCTTCAGGCTCGGCCTCAAATCTGGCGGCGAGCTGCTCTAATTCATTCTCTAATAACGTATGCGCTTTATCCAAAGGCCTAAGTCCATGAAGTTAGACAATAAAGGTATCTGAGTCATTATATTAGCAGTTTTAGCGTATGCACTAACGATATATACACTAAACGTTTGCCAAACGGTAAAAGTTAGTGCCGACTCACAAAGTCATGGAGTATCAGGGGCAGAAAACTAGGAAAGTAGCTGTTTCAGCGTCAGCGGTTCATCGGTTAAGCCCAGTCTCTGTGCCGGAGTGACTCCGTCTTTACCTTGGTAGCATAAATTGTGCCATGCGCGGAAAATATCCAGCATAGGAAGTATGCCGCCCGGGCGAAGTTTCCGGCGGGGCTCATTAATAAAGCTGGCGAACAGGGTCTGAAAACGCTCCTGATAGAAACGGGTATTGTGCACGCTGGCCTTTTGTAGCCAGTGTTCAGCGGAAGGTGTGCTGCCGGCAAGGTAGCAGATACCTTTGCGGGCATTCTCTTGTTCGGAAATGGCCCATCGATCTTTCCACCATCCCATATGTACGATGTCTATTTTCTCCGGTACCTGCTGATTGTCCCAGCCAGAGTCCTCTTCGACATACATAAGGTCAATATTTTGACGTCTG
This is a stretch of genomic DNA from Vibrio sp. SCSIO 43137. It encodes these proteins:
- a CDS encoding tetratricopeptide repeat protein; amino-acid sequence: MDKAHTLLENELEQLAARFEAEPEAVLVSARQCLGRADQILYPEGGIKASIIISLCYWHLMDYSQGLKAIKEALIRLNRLDTDLFLPEILHVHALQFWGQEKYYSAQQFWINALEQAALVGETVIEIECLIGLGNVWRKTQQHKLAMSTHALAVNVANNARIDWLEGKARINLAKDYHLLNNYIEMFSVLDSAEEFLQHSSNQRWNAEIWDLRGLALLGLERVDDAEKATIKAYDLAIDNNLTRLKAHAFINRARLELIRENLDNANQLLADAETSAKALSDGELLSQICFQQSAVAEKQGDYQNALSAFQRYRQHSINQLKEQTNRLSMDKARTSKRQLDQRARKLINRIRRQVEFHHGPQGYSNQVSETYWWEQLVLFKSELSGSTHAVILIQHANPAYLEVCIELAQCLCNRDDLISRISEDRVGLLVGVKGEKAEQLYQFISQTLTNYPWERRGLRQNKPLVELHDILTFPFTLEQLDELQQRENREHG